A stretch of the Myxococcota bacterium genome encodes the following:
- a CDS encoding SDR family NAD(P)-dependent oxidoreductase, with product MKQFRERVAVITGGASGIGFATAERLAAEGMKLVLGDIEPAALEAAVRKLEAGGAQVLGVRTDVSQAGDVDRLAQRALERFGGVHVVFNNAGVVVTGEAWENSLADWEWVLGVNLWGVIHGIRTFVPILLRQNQPGHVVNTASMAGLTSNPGMAIYNVTKHAVVTLTETLHGDLALRGSPVKASVLCPGFINTRIMDSARNRQSDAAHDPPTPEASALGASIELALREGVKQGFAPSVVAQRVFEAIRDERFYIFAAQPEIFAAVEQRLDEVRAQKNPVTPTVLTE from the coding sequence ATGAAGCAATTTCGCGAACGGGTGGCGGTGATCACGGGCGGTGCGAGTGGGATCGGCTTCGCCACCGCGGAGCGGCTGGCGGCCGAGGGCATGAAGCTCGTGCTGGGGGACATCGAGCCCGCCGCGCTCGAGGCGGCGGTGAGGAAGCTCGAGGCCGGCGGCGCCCAGGTGCTGGGCGTGCGCACGGACGTATCTCAGGCCGGCGATGTCGATCGGCTCGCGCAGCGCGCGCTCGAGCGCTTCGGCGGCGTGCACGTGGTGTTCAACAACGCGGGCGTCGTCGTCACGGGTGAAGCCTGGGAGAACTCGCTCGCAGACTGGGAGTGGGTGCTCGGCGTCAACCTCTGGGGGGTGATCCACGGGATCCGCACCTTCGTGCCGATCCTGTTGCGCCAGAACCAGCCGGGTCACGTGGTGAACACGGCCTCGATGGCGGGCCTCACCTCGAACCCCGGGATGGCGATCTATAACGTGACCAAGCACGCCGTCGTGACTCTGACCGAGACTCTGCACGGCGACCTCGCGCTGCGCGGCTCACCGGTGAAGGCATCGGTTCTGTGTCCCGGCTTCATCAACACGCGCATCATGGACTCGGCGCGCAATCGCCAGAGCGACGCGGCGCACGACCCGCCGACCCCCGAGGCGAGCGCGCTGGGCGCGTCGATCGAGCTGGCGCTGCGCGAGGGCGTGAAGCAAGGCTTCGCGCCGAGCGTAGTGGCGCAGCGCGTGTTCGAGGCGATCCGCGACGAGCGCTTCTACATCTTCGCGGCGCAGCCCGAGATCTTCGCTGCGGTGGAGCAACGGCTCGACGAGGTTCGCGCGCAGAAGAACCCGGTCACCCCCACCGTCCTCACGGAGTGA
- a CDS encoding glutathione S-transferase N-terminal domain-containing protein: MIDLYYCPTPNCQKVSIALEELGLPCRVRPVDIVAGDQNEPAYAAICPNRKVPAIVDSEGPGGAPLTLWESGAILWYLAEKTGRLLPRDAARRAHSMQWLFWQMSYVGPMMGQLHHFVRYAPERLEYPIARYRSEVERLRRLLDRTLSEHEYLAGEYSIADIACVPWIKMFGLGYPNEAPYPHMDAWVERVIARPAVQRGMRVDLDKIRPVVVGAVPVTDDVRKHLFASYQSGDGSTRG; encoded by the coding sequence ATGATCGACCTCTACTACTGCCCTACGCCGAACTGCCAGAAGGTCTCGATTGCGCTCGAGGAGCTCGGCCTGCCCTGTCGCGTGCGCCCGGTCGACATCGTCGCGGGCGACCAGAACGAGCCCGCGTACGCGGCCATCTGTCCGAACCGCAAGGTGCCGGCGATCGTCGACTCGGAGGGTCCGGGGGGCGCGCCGCTCACGCTCTGGGAGTCGGGCGCGATCCTCTGGTATCTGGCGGAGAAGACCGGAAGGCTCCTGCCGCGCGATGCCGCGCGCCGCGCGCACTCGATGCAGTGGCTCTTCTGGCAGATGAGCTACGTCGGTCCGATGATGGGTCAGCTGCACCACTTCGTGCGCTACGCGCCCGAGCGACTCGAGTATCCCATCGCGCGCTATCGCAGCGAGGTCGAGCGGCTGCGCCGCCTCTTGGACCGCACGCTGTCCGAGCACGAGTATCTCGCCGGCGAGTACTCGATCGCCGACATCGCCTGCGTGCCGTGGATCAAGATGTTCGGCCTGGGCTACCCCAACGAGGCGCCCTATCCCCACATGGACGCCTGGGTCGAGCGCGTGATCGCGCGGCCCGCCGTGCAGCGCGGCATGCGGGTCGACCTGGACAAGATCCGCCCCGTGGTCGTCGGCGCCGTGCCGGTCACCGACGACGTGAGGAAGCACCTCTTCGCTTCGTACCAATCGGGCGACGGCTCGA